The following proteins come from a genomic window of Nicotiana tomentosiformis chromosome 12, ASM39032v3, whole genome shotgun sequence:
- the LOC104112065 gene encoding uncharacterized protein: MDQFRQIGEVVGSLKALMVLKHDIQINHKQCCFLLDMYIQAFDTISEEIKHNLRLNERNTKWKALEQPMKELHRIFKEGESYIKYCLDVKDWWGKAISLHMNKDCVEFHIHNLLCCFPVVIEAIETAAEISGFDEEEMQKRRAAVMKKYDRELIDPRFFQWMFGKQYLVTREICSRLESSWKEDRWLLLENIRQKKNAIAPDTLLKHEQRIAEFLLRKLDGVEQSNKILLPSSILVGSNDYHVKRRLGSWGGHVKEIQWLGENFALRNFFGDVEPLHSEISLVFSLSHPNILQYHCGFYDEERKEGYLVMELMNDTLATYIKEHSGQRKRLPFSTSAAVDIMLQIARGMEYMHARKIYHGELNPSHVLLKARNSSAESYFHAKIKGFGLTSIKSTYKTVNHSAADSIIWYAPEVLAENEKPGTKCTSKYTEKADVYSFGMICFQILTGKVPFDEGHLQGEKVVRNIRAGERPLFPYPSPKYLVNLTRRCWHTNPNLRPRFSSLCRILHYIKKVLVINPEHGQPETAPPLVDYCDIEGGYSKKFSEEESTCLTPVSQIPFQMFAYRLIEKEKISGKNWDSSNDGFSVHRRASILSDDGHLAAMDDLFLAPSDGRSVCSEIIDRKDSRLFDQRSAISEIPHRKLYLFDQASVGSESPDRRFSSVAADEKFFFADSPDRKVLSTPIVDRSPRIDTLEKKIISSMSKNQRLKFSDNQEKVMSPKAGDEKPTANVAAEQNLVSPRTTEKIKSAEQNLVSPRNLEKKISSDDQKLTSPESQEKKHASDDQKLTSPESQEKKHASDDQKLISSEAPEKKHSSDDRKLLHSKTPERMKSSTVNDKPLQGEHAQRRSVRTRKTNEKLSKIIEKKVLETNQISISSENTETTASKTRNQKITVKKDSSRGKLQDTKTSSLTEKLNDDSPRSSPARAKRIHSSPMSSPTRTPKASSRSSPAIATKGYAYQSPSSSPLNPCSRCARVNRECQPSGMSPHIQRKAHPSHSEIA, from the exons ATGGATCAATTCAGGCAGATTGGTGAGGTAGTAGGGAGTTTGAAGGCTCTAATGGTGTTGAAACATGATATTCAAATCAATCATAAGCAATGTTGTTTCCTATTAGATATGTATATTCAGGCTTTTGATACCATTTCTGAAGAAATCAAACATAATTTAAGGTTAAATGAGAGGAATACAAAGTGGAAAGCTCTTGAGCAACCAATGAAAGAGTTACATAGGATCTTTAAAGAAGGCGAATCGTATATAAAATATTGTTTGGATGTGAAAGATTGGTGGGGAAAAGCGATAAGTCTTCATATGAACAAAGATTGTGTTGAGTTTCACATACATAACTTGCTTTGTTGTTTTCCTGTTGTTATTGAGGCGATTGAGACGGCTGCAGAAATCTCAGGATTCGACGAGGAGGAAATGCAGAAGAGAAGAGCTGCAGTTATGAAGAAATATGATAGGGAATTGATCGATCCGAGGTTTTTTCAGTGGATGTTTGGGAAGCAGTATTTAGTTACGCGAGAAATATGTAGCCGGTTGGAGAGTTCTTGGAAAGAAGATAGATGGTTGCTTCTTGAAAACATAAGGCAAAAGAAAAATGCAATTGCACCAGATACTTTGTTGAAGCACGAGCAAAGGATCGCAGAATTCTTGCTAAGGAAATTAGATGGTGTTGAACAAAGTAACAAGATATTGTTACCTAGTTCAATCTTAGTTGGATCAAACGATTATCATGTGAAGAGGCGTTTAGGGTCGTGGGGCGGACATGTTAAGGAGATACAATGGTTAGGTGAAAATTTTGCTCTGAGGAACTTTTTTGGAGATGTTGAACCATTGCATAGTGAGATTTCTTTAGTGTTTTCACTTTCACATCCAAACATATTGCAATATCATTGTGGTTTTTATGATGAAGAAAGGAAAGAAGGGTACCTTGTTATGGAGCTGATGAACGATACTCTTGCGACGTATATAAAGGAGCATTCTGGCCAAAGGAAGAGACTGCCATTTTCTACGTCTGCTGCAGTTGATATTATGCTTCAGATTGCTCGAGGGATGGAGTATATGCACGCGAGAAAGATCTATCACGGAGAATTGAACCCGTCTCATGTCCTTCTTAAAGCGAGGAATTCCTCAGCAGAGAGCTATTTTCACGCGAAAATCAAAGGCTTTGGCTTAACTTCGATTAAAAGTACTTACAAGACTGTCAACCACAGCGCGGCTGACTCCATTATATGGTATGCCCCGGAAGTTCTAGCTGAAAATGAAAAGCCGGGAACCAAATGCACATCCAAGTATACGGAGAAAGCTGATGTCTATAGCTTCGGAATGATTTGCTTTCAAATTTTAACGGGCAAAGTTCCATTCGATGAAGGACATTTGCAAGGCGAGAAAGTGGTCCGAAATATCAGAGCAGGGGAAAGGCCTCTCTTTCCATATCCTTCACCTAAATACCTTGTGAACTTAACCAGAAGATGCTGGCATACGAACCCAAATCTTCGCCCACGTTTCTCATCTCTATGCAGGATTTTACATTATATCAAGAAAGTTCTTGTCATAAATCCAGAACATGGCCAGCCTGAAACTGCTCCTCCACTTGTAGACTATTGTGATATCGAGGGTGGCTACTCGAAGAAATTTTCTGAAGAGGAGAGCACGTGTTTGACACCGGTATCACAGATTCCTTTCCAGATGTTTGCTTACCGGCTGATTGAGAAAGAGAAAATTTCTGGAAAGAACTGGGATTCATCAAATGATGGATTTTCAGTCCATAGGCGAGCATCGATTCTGAGTGATGACGGGCATTTGGCTGCGATGGATGATCTCTTTCTTGCACCGAGCGATGGAAGGTCAGTTTGCTCAGAGATAATTGACAGGAAAGATTCAAGATTGTTTGATCAGAGATCAGCTATCTCAGAAATACCACATAGAAAGCTTTACTTATTCGATCAAGCATCAGTTGGCTCTGAGAGTCCAGACAGGAGATTCTCGTCTGTAGCAGCAGACGAGAAGTTTTTCTTTGCTGATAGTCCAGATAGGAAAGTACTATCAACCCCAATAGTTGATAGGTCACCACGTATCGACACACTAGAGAAAAAGATCATCTCATCAATGAGCAAGAACCAAAGACTGAAATTTTCGGACAACCAGGAGAAGGTAATGTCTCCAAAAGCAGGCGATGAAAAACCTACAGCAAATGTTGCAGCTGAACAAAATTTAGTATCTCCTCGGACTACAGAGAAAATAAAATCAGCTGAGCAAAACTTAGTATCTCCTCGGAATTTAGAGAAGAAAATTTCATCTGATGATCAGAAACTAACTAGTCCTGAGAGTCAAGAAAAGAAACATGCATCAGACGATCAGAAACTAACTAGTCCTGAGAGTCAAGAAAAGAAACATGCATCAGACGATCAGAAACTAATCAGTTCCGAGGCTCCTGAGAAGAAACATTCATCTGATGATAGGAAATTACTACATTCCAAGACTCCAGAAAGGATGAAGTCGTCAACTGTCAATGACAAGCCACTTCAAGGTGAGCACGCGCAAAGGAGAAGTGTAAGGACTAGGAAAACAAACGAAAAGTTATCGAAGATTATAGAGAAGAAAGTTCTGGAAACTAATCAAATTTCAATATCATCCGAGAACACCGAGACAACTGCATCCAAGACCAGAAATCAAAAGATAACAGTGAAGAAAGATTCATCGCGCGGCAAACTGCAGGATACAAAGACTAGCTCTCTAACAG AGAAACTGAATGATGACTCACCAAGATCTTCACCAGCTAGAGCTAAGAGAATACATTCATCACCGATGTCTTCACCAACACGAACACCAAAGGCATCTTCAAGATCATCACCAGCGATCGCCACAAAGGGATATGCATATCAATCTCCAAGTTCGTCACCATTAAATCCATGTTCTCGATGTGCTAGAGTCAATCGAGAGTGTCAACCTTCAGGTATGAGCCCACATATACAACGGAAAGCTCATCCGTCTCATTCAGAGATCGCGTAG